From the Haliaeetus albicilla chromosome 19, bHalAlb1.1, whole genome shotgun sequence genome, the window ATGAGCCTGCTAGAAATATCATGCCTGGGACGAGAGGCCGCAGTGACGTGGAGAAGAAACAATGCGGGAGAGAATGAAAGATGGAGTTTGGGGACTATGAGTGGGACAggcacagctggggagagaCCGTGGCCAGCCAAGTGAAGGGCTAATGCGTGGGACAAGGCACTAACACAAAGGTATGAGGGCAGGGTCCTGCACCGTCCCACCTGAAGGAAAGTCTGTCTTTTGCACCGATGCACCTCACCTTGCCCATCCTGAGATGCTCAGGGTCGGAcactgccctgctgcctgcccactCTTTGTACAGGGTGTAATCTGTGCTGCCTGCATTTTGCTGATCGAGGCTAGGTTGTTAGGAAGCAAaaaggcagaggggaaaaaaaaaaacaaaaaacccaaaccatatAGAAGGAAAAGGCCCTACCTAGGAAAGAGTTAAAAGGCGCCGAAACCCAAGCCGGTTTGCAATGGAGAGCGCCCAAAgccagggagggaaagggagggagaggggagggagcaggtCCAAGCCCAGTTTGCTCACCCAGCCAGCACTCAGCAGTGCCTGTGCCAAGAGCCAGCTTTCTTAAAGCCATGGGCCCGGGGGGCCGGCATTGCAGGCGGAGGGGAGCCCGCAAGCAAGGGCTGGGAAGCACAGAGGGGAGCCCTCAGCCTTTGGGGTGAGCTGCCACGCTGAGctggggtgcaggcagagggaaggggggggcagaggctgggagagggGCTTTCTCAGCTCGTTTGCGCGTCTGTCTTTCGTAAGCAGGCTTCTCCGCAGGCTGCCTGCTCCGAGCTTTGCTTCCTTCACCCTCCGCAACGGAGCAGCTCTGCGAAGGCCTGGAATTGCTGGCCGCTCTCGGAGGAGCCGGCCATCCCTTTGGGAAGGTGCTGGGGTTTGGCTGAGAACACAACTGAGCGTTGGTAGGAGGGGgctgaggcacagagagggATGGGATTtggtgggggggaaggagcGGGCTGAAGTTAAGTTCCCAATCCACAGGAGAGggtgtctctctgcagagagatgTGGGTCGGACTCCGGCTGGGACGGGGGGGTCGTTGGGTTAGACTCCCGAAAAGAGTTGATACCTAGTGACTGGAGGACTGGAGAAGTTTTTTACAGCCCTCCCCACAGATTCAGCAGCCTACCAGAGTATGCTTTTGCTAAAGGTGCTGTGGGGCTTGCCATGTCTCCTTCCTCTACCCCAGGCTGGGGACTGAATCTTCTAGTGGCTCCAGTGGTTTGCCTAGTAAGGGTCAAGCCTTCTTCCAGAGTTAGTACCTAGTCTCCATCGGTCTGGGCAGAAGGGCGTGGGGCATCCTCTTGGGCCATGCGGTTGCTACTCAGATTGCAGCCTTGAACCTCCAGGGACTTGAAGCATGTAAACTCCCTCCACAGGACAATGCCATTTCATCCCACCCCTGGCTCCAGTCACAGAAAGATGTTTTGTGGTGATCTCTGCTCCATCCCCTGTGTCCTCCCCTTCTTATACCTCACTCTGGCACTTCCTCATATCTTCCCAGGTCACCATGGGCATAATTCACCTGCGTGCACCCCTGgccttccttcttctccctcttGTTGTGCTTGGGGCACCCACCGATGAAGCCCACCCCACAGAACCAGCCCCCGGTGCTTGCAAGCGCTGTTGTGACCCACTGGACTCTTCCACAGATGCCCCACCGCTCCCTCCCAGCCACTACCACTTGCCCTACCCAATGCCGGAGGTCCGTCCCTATATCAACATCACCATACTGAAGGGTAAGTGCCCATCATGGCCCCGGGATGCCAAAGTCTGCTCAGAGACCGGTGGCACCGCAGTGGAGGTGACAGCTGGGTTGCTGGCACGCTGGTTATGCTAACAGCCAGCCAGATGCCATCCTGACGGGCATGCGACCGCACACACCGTGCCCAGGGTTTAGATGTTTTGTGTGGTGATCAAGAGTagcctggggaggagagaagcACATACCTGTGCTGTGACCTCTGTGCCTCGGGatgctgcctgctcccagtTCTTCCTCCCTGCTAGCACAGGAGTGGCAGTGGCAGCCTCTGGCCAAGCTGGGAGGacaccttccttgcctcagaCTTCCAGAGTTCTGTAGTGCCTGAGGGAAGGAGCAGTCTCCATCCAGCTGCAAAATAAGCATGTTTGGAGGGTAGGCATTGGCATCCAGGAAGGCTGTGGGGGAACCTTCTCCAGCTCCATGGGTCATGCAttttggagggggaggagggcaaGGGAAGGCAGCAGCTATTTGCAAGCACCTCCAGGCTAACTGGCAGTGACCTGGCTCATTCCTCCCTGCTGTGGCTGGCTTGGCTAACGGGAAAAGGCTCCCTGTTTTAGATCAGCTCCTCCCTTCAGGGCTCCCCTTTTAGCCTTTGCTGCGGGCAAAAGCCTGTTCCCAGCTGGATCCTGCTCCACTCACTTATTGTTGCTCTGCGGTTCCTCCGGGCTAGCTGGGCAGAtgctcccccttccctgcccagcctGGAAATAGCTGCAGTCCATCAAAGCTCAGAAGTGTGTCTGGGGCACTTAAAGGCCTGGGCTAGAGTGGGGTGTTGCAGGGAGACCTGCAATACCATGcaggggatggagaggaggaaaagaaaaaaggcacaaaTTTGGGATGCTGTCGCTTGTGCTGGAGGCTGCTTTCACCCCCCGACTCTTCTCTCTGTACACAAAGTACGTTCTGGTGCTGCTCTCTCCCTGTATTGATGCCTGCCCAAGCATGTGACAGGCAACGCACAAACCCCAGGTTAGAACTGCAGTATTAATTATACAGGATGCCCAAAGGATGCTGGTATTGTCAAAGTACCAGCCCTCTAACTTACACTGCACCATCCGCCAAGTCCAGCTTGGATCTTTTCCCTCTGACCCACCTCATTGTACCTCTCTAGTCATATTCTCCCACAGGCTTCCCCTTCTTCAACCTACAGCAAGAACAGTGTGTGCACTACATGGATAATTGGGTCATAGGAGAGGTGTAAGGCCATATCGTGTGGTGAGCAGGGGCTTCATAAGAGAAGAGACCCTAGTTGCACCTAGAGCTCTGCTAGCTCCTTTCCCATGAAGCACAGTGTTATTGTGACCCTCAGGAGCATTCCTTCTTCTGGCATTGCCCCATCCTTCAGCAATCCTCTGCCTCCTCATTAGGCTTCCTCACCGCCACTTCCACCTCTCCCTCTGGTATCACACAGGAGTTGTGTCCTCTGCTTCCTCTTGTAGGAGAGAAAGGAGACCGGGGAGAGCCTGGGATGCCAGGGAAATGGGGCAAAGAAGGACCACGAGGTGAGCGGGGTGCCCAGGGCCAGAAGGGCAGTAAAGGACAGATGGGCACAGCCGGAGACCCTTGCAAGCATCAGTACGCTGCATTCTCCGTTGGTCGCAAGAAAGCGCTGCACAGCAGTGAGGGCTTCCAGGTCTTGATCTTCGACACCGTCTTTGTCAACCTCTACAGCCACTTCGACATGTTCAATGGCAAATTCTACTGCTATGTAGGTGGACTTTACTATTTCAGCCTCAATGTCCACACCTGGAACTTCAAGGAGACCTACATGCACATCATGCACAACGAAGAAGAGGCAGTCATCTTGTATGCCCAACCCAGTGACCGCAGCATCATGCAGAGCCAGAGCCTCATGCTGGAACTTCAGGAAAATGATGAGATCTGGGTGAGGCTCTACAAGCGGGAGAGGGAGAATGCCATTTACAGTGACGATGTTGATGTGTACATCACCTTCAGTGGGTACCTGGTCAAGCCCAGCATTGACTAActgcctttcctcctccttggggcctctttggcctttttcttcttcctctctctccctctttacTGCCCACAACCACTGCAAATCACTTGGAAATGGGCCTGTCAAGTCTCAGGCACTGAGTGTGAAACTTGCCGCACTGGCTCCCACCTCACGCTCTCTTGTAGCCAGGCCTGTATCTGTCCACTTACAGTGTGACACTACCATCTCTCGCCCTCTCACCTCATGACCCCAACTTAGGTTATTGGCTTCTTCTAAATCTGCCAGCGAGCTGTGTCTGGCATTTAGGGTCCTAGAGCAGGAGGAAAGCTAAAATGCTGCTCCTGGGGATGTGTCCCTCTTTGGGGCTTCATACACAAAGGACTCCTGTAGAAAGGGCTGGAAAGTCCCCAGTGCCTGGGTGCATCTGGTTCCTCTCCATCCCAGCTAGACATGCCAGTTTTGCAGCCTGCAACATGGCCGTAATGTCACCTCTCACACCTGTAGTCTGGAGAGCGGCCTGGGGTCTGATGGCCTCCTGTAGCACAAGGAAGATGTAGGAGCGGTGAGAGACGATACTGTCTTTCCAAAAAGGGGACTGTTGGCCTTCTGAAGTATGTCATTGGCTTTCCTTAGACACCCTTCTGGGTTACAGAGTCCAGGTTGGCTGTAAAATCTAGGCCTGGCGGGATTGTCCTCCTCTGTGCCATCTTTGAAGAGATGAAGGGCCAGACGCTCAGCCAGACCCTTCAGAAGCATCTGCCATTGAATCAGTAGAGCCCACCACTCTATTCCTACTAG encodes:
- the C1QTNF6 gene encoding LOW QUALITY PROTEIN: complement C1q tumor necrosis factor-related protein 6 (The sequence of the model RefSeq protein was modified relative to this genomic sequence to represent the inferred CDS: inserted 2 bases in 1 codon; deleted 2 bases in 2 codons), with the protein product MESAQSQGGKGRXRGEGAGPSPVCSPSSTQQCLCQEPAFLKPWARGPALQAEGSPQARAGKHRGEPSAFGVTMGIIHLRAPLAFLLLPLVVLGAPTDEAHPTEPAPGACKRCCDPLDSSTDAPPLPPSHYHLPYPMPEVRPYINITILKGEKGDRGEPGMPGKWGKEGPRGERGAQGQKGSKGQMGTAGDPCKHQYAAFSVGRKKALHSSEGFQVLIFDTVFVNLYSHFDMFNGKFYCYVGGLYYFSLNVHTWNFKETYMHIMHNEEEAVILYAQPSDRSIMQSQSLMLELQENDEIWVRLYKRERENAIYSDDVDVYITFSGYLVKPSID